The proteins below come from a single Dinghuibacter silviterrae genomic window:
- a CDS encoding beta-ketoacyl-[acyl-carrier-protein] synthase family protein: protein MNRVAITGLGIYSCIGKNRGEVRDSLYKGQSGIIFDPVRKEFGYRSALTGFVDKPNLKEFLDRRSRLMLPEQGEYAYMATLEALQQAGLEQDFIARQEVGILYGNDSSAKPVIDAVDLMRLKKDTTLVGSASVFQTLNSTVTMNLATIFKLKGVNFTISAACASGSHAVGLGYHFIKTGLQDIVVTGGAQEINYLSMGTFDALSAFSVRESEPTRASRPFDRDRDGLIPSGGAATVILENWETARKRGATILGEVIGYGFSSNGEHISNPTVEGPVRSLRRALKDAGVDPGKIDYINAHATSTPAGDASEAKALAEVFGEKCVPISSTKSMTGHECWMAGASEIVYCMLMMQEGFLAPNINFENPDEDSAKLDIVTETRSKNIDVFLSNSFGFGGTNSSLIVQKPYN from the coding sequence ATGAACAGAGTTGCCATCACCGGCCTCGGTATTTATTCGTGTATCGGTAAAAATCGTGGGGAGGTCCGGGATTCACTATATAAAGGCCAATCAGGGATTATCTTCGACCCCGTCCGCAAAGAATTCGGTTACCGCTCCGCCCTGACCGGGTTTGTGGACAAGCCCAATCTCAAAGAATTTCTGGACAGGCGTTCCCGGTTGATGTTGCCGGAACAGGGGGAATATGCGTATATGGCGACCCTGGAAGCCTTGCAGCAGGCGGGGCTGGAGCAGGACTTTATCGCTCGTCAGGAAGTCGGCATTCTTTACGGGAATGACAGCTCGGCCAAACCGGTGATCGACGCCGTCGACCTGATGCGGTTGAAAAAAGATACGACCCTGGTAGGGTCGGCCTCTGTTTTCCAGACATTGAACTCCACGGTGACGATGAACCTGGCGACGATCTTTAAGCTCAAAGGGGTCAATTTCACCATCAGCGCCGCCTGCGCCAGCGGGTCTCATGCCGTGGGTCTCGGGTATCACTTTATAAAAACGGGGCTCCAGGACATCGTGGTCACGGGCGGCGCCCAGGAAATCAACTACCTGTCGATGGGTACCTTTGACGCGCTGTCCGCCTTTTCGGTCCGGGAATCGGAGCCCACCCGCGCGTCCAGGCCCTTTGACCGGGACCGGGACGGACTGATCCCCAGCGGGGGCGCGGCCACGGTTATTTTGGAAAACTGGGAAACCGCCAGGAAAAGGGGCGCGACCATTTTAGGCGAAGTGATCGGGTATGGGTTTTCCTCCAACGGGGAACACATTTCCAATCCCACGGTAGAAGGGCCGGTGCGGTCGCTGAGACGCGCCCTGAAAGACGCGGGGGTCGATCCCGGCAAGATCGACTATATCAACGCGCACGCCACCTCCACGCCCGCGGGTGACGCCAGCGAGGCCAAGGCACTGGCCGAGGTTTTTGGCGAAAAATGCGTCCCCATCAGTTCGACCAAGTCCATGACAGGGCATGAATGCTGGATGGCCGGGGCAAGCGAAATTGTGTACTGTATGCTGATGATGCAGGAGGGTTTTCTTGCGCCCAATATCAACTTCGAAAACCCCGATGAGGATTCCGCGAAATTGGACATTGTCACAGAGACGAGGTCTAAAAATATAGACGTATTTTTGTCAAACTCCTTTGGCTTCGGGGGTACCAATTCATCACTCATTGTTCAAAAACCTTATAATTGA
- the fabG gene encoding 3-oxoacyl-ACP reductase FabG, with the protein MKCTLVTGGSRGIGRAICVKLAAEGGHHILINYRSNEAEALNTLELVRATGATGEILKFDVGNKEEVTSVLGGWIESHPDHFIEVLVNNAGIKDDGLMMWMKDDQWDSVINASLHGFFFVTRLVINPMLLKRYGRIINIVSLSGLKGVPGQANYSAAKGGVIGATKALAQEVAKRNITVNAVAPGFIKTDMTEKVSEKDMKMLIPMGRFGNPEEIAHVVAFLASPGASYLTAEVINVNGGMYS; encoded by the coding sequence ATGAAATGTACACTCGTCACCGGTGGTTCCAGGGGGATCGGACGCGCGATCTGCGTCAAGCTCGCCGCCGAGGGAGGACACCATATCCTCATCAACTACCGGTCTAACGAGGCCGAGGCCTTGAACACGCTGGAGTTGGTCAGGGCGACGGGTGCCACAGGGGAGATCCTGAAATTCGACGTGGGGAATAAAGAGGAGGTCACCAGCGTTCTGGGTGGCTGGATCGAAAGCCATCCCGATCACTTTATCGAGGTCCTTGTCAACAACGCCGGGATTAAAGACGACGGGCTGATGATGTGGATGAAGGACGATCAGTGGGACTCCGTCATCAACGCCAGCCTCCACGGGTTTTTCTTTGTCACCCGGCTGGTCATCAATCCCATGCTGCTGAAGCGCTACGGGCGCATCATCAATATCGTCTCCCTGTCCGGTCTGAAGGGCGTACCCGGTCAGGCCAACTACTCCGCCGCCAAGGGTGGCGTCATCGGCGCCACCAAGGCCCTCGCGCAGGAAGTCGCCAAACGCAACATCACCGTCAACGCGGTCGCCCCCGGGTTTATAAAAACCGATATGACCGAAAAGGTGTCGGAAAAGGACATGAAAATGCTGATCCCCATGGGGCGCTTTGGGAATCCTGAAGAAATCGCCCATGTGGTGGCGTTCCTGGCGTCGCCAGGGGCGTCCTATCTGACCGCGGAGGTCATCAATGTCAATGGGGGGATGTACTCCTAG
- a CDS encoding HAL/PAL/TAL family ammonia-lyase, whose amino-acid sequence MINIGGQRLSADHLFDILFNGQPVALDPAAVDKVSTNHLFLKNFANEKLIYGINTGFGPMAQYKVSESNRTQLQYNLIRSHASGGGKLIEPFLIRAVMVARLNSLMQAYSGVHPDLVHLLRDMINAEVYPCIYEHGGVGASGDLVQLAHLGLALIGEGYVTHKGDRKPTAEVFRQLGLTPLQVHIREGLAILNGTSAMTGIGMVNILQAKRLLSWSVALSAMTNEIVEAFDDHFSHELNVVKPHRGQNRVAAMLRDLLAGSRMIHDRADHLYNPDNIQREVFEDKVQEYYSLRCVTQILGPIYDTIVSAEGVVTDELNSVNDNPVVDHRNNNIFHGGNFHGDYVSLEMDKLKVAITRLSMLSERQLNYLLNDKLNQILPPFVNLGVLGFNFGMQGMQFTATSTVAENQTLSFPMYVHSIPNNNDNQDIVSMGCNAALMTKRVIDNSFEVLAIQMMTVLQAIDYLDAASRLSAKTKAIYTELRHLFPKFIEDQPKYEDLRRMADRFAAESPAGITFNA is encoded by the coding sequence ATGATCAATATAGGAGGCCAGAGGCTTTCCGCGGACCACTTGTTTGACATCCTGTTTAACGGACAACCGGTGGCGCTGGATCCTGCCGCCGTGGATAAGGTCAGCACGAACCATCTTTTCCTTAAAAATTTCGCAAACGAAAAGCTCATTTACGGGATCAATACGGGTTTTGGTCCGATGGCGCAATACAAAGTGAGCGAAAGCAACCGTACCCAGCTTCAGTACAACCTTATCCGCAGCCATGCTTCGGGCGGCGGTAAACTAATAGAACCCTTTCTGATCCGGGCGGTTATGGTTGCCCGTTTGAACAGCCTGATGCAGGCGTATTCGGGGGTGCATCCCGACCTGGTGCATTTGCTCCGCGACATGATTAACGCGGAGGTCTACCCTTGCATCTATGAACATGGGGGCGTGGGCGCGAGCGGGGACCTGGTCCAACTGGCCCACCTGGGGCTGGCGCTGATCGGGGAAGGCTATGTAACGCATAAGGGGGACCGCAAACCCACGGCGGAGGTATTCCGGCAATTGGGGCTGACACCGTTACAGGTGCACATCCGCGAAGGCCTGGCGATCCTCAACGGGACGTCGGCCATGACGGGGATCGGGATGGTGAATATCCTCCAGGCCAAACGCCTGCTTTCTTGGTCGGTTGCCCTGAGCGCCATGACCAACGAGATCGTGGAGGCGTTTGACGACCATTTTTCCCACGAGTTAAACGTGGTCAAGCCGCACCGTGGGCAGAACCGCGTCGCGGCGATGCTCCGGGACCTGCTGGCGGGTAGCCGGATGATCCATGACCGGGCCGACCATCTGTATAACCCGGACAACATCCAGCGCGAGGTGTTTGAGGACAAAGTACAGGAGTACTACTCGCTGCGGTGTGTCACCCAGATCCTGGGGCCGATCTATGATACCATCGTAAGCGCCGAAGGGGTGGTGACCGACGAACTGAACAGCGTCAACGACAACCCGGTGGTGGACCACCGGAACAACAATATCTTTCACGGGGGGAATTTTCATGGGGACTATGTGTCCCTGGAAATGGATAAGCTAAAGGTGGCCATAACGCGTTTGTCGATGCTCTCGGAACGCCAGCTGAACTACCTCCTCAACGACAAGCTCAACCAGATCCTGCCGCCTTTCGTCAACCTGGGTGTGCTGGGCTTTAACTTCGGGATGCAGGGGATGCAGTTCACGGCGACCTCGACGGTGGCGGAGAACCAGACGTTGTCTTTTCCGATGTATGTCCACAGCATACCCAACAATAACGACAACCAGGACATCGTGAGCATGGGGTGTAACGCCGCCCTGATGACAAAACGGGTCATCGACAATTCCTTTGAAGTCCTGGCCATCCAGATGATGACCGTCCTCCAGGCGATCGACTACCTGGATGCCGCGTCGCGGTTGTCGGCCAAAACAAAGGCGATCTACACGGAGTTGCGCCACCTTTTCCCGAAATTTATCGAAGACCAGCCCAAATACGAGGACCTCAGACGCATGGCAGACCGCTTTGCGGCTGAATCCCCGGCGGGCATAACGTTCAACGCTTGA
- the acpS gene encoding holo-ACP synthase codes for MIHGLGIDLIEVDRVAARIGKEQGFRELVFSPGEIAYCSAKAHPAEHYAARFAAKEAFFKALGTGWATGTAFNEVEVLPDPMGAPKLTLLGDTAATVGDVRIRVSLTHLSTMAAAVVVIEK; via the coding sequence ATGATCCACGGCCTTGGCATAGACCTCATCGAAGTGGACCGGGTGGCGGCCCGGATCGGCAAGGAGCAAGGCTTTCGCGAGCTTGTTTTCTCACCGGGCGAGATTGCCTATTGTTCCGCAAAGGCGCATCCGGCCGAACACTATGCGGCGCGTTTTGCGGCGAAGGAGGCATTTTTCAAGGCGCTGGGCACGGGTTGGGCGACGGGCACGGCTTTCAACGAGGTCGAAGTATTACCCGACCCCATGGGCGCGCCAAAACTGACACTCCTGGGAGACACTGCGGCAACCGTGGGCGACGTCAGGATCCGGGTGTCGCTTACCCACCTCAGCACCATGGCAGCGGCGGTGGTGGTCATTGAAAAATAG
- a CDS encoding C45 family peptidase, translated as MIALFIIVGLLIAGACYAWSVTRLRPPRIDDRTADALIRAEVAPGVFTIGPNWLRKSTSGLYEMYVEGRPYERGVVNGKLAAELVVLQEDYFNEQIVKMIPGERYLKFLKYFVGWFNRKLPRHVTTEYKQEIFGVSRSASDKYGYIGTPYQRILNYHAAHDIGHALQNLALVGCTSFGTWGSRSVDGALIIGRNFDFYVGDHFALNKIVQFEAPSEGHRFAFVTWGGFIGVVSGMNEKGLTVTINAAKSGIPMASATPVSLVAREILQYAGTIDEAVRIARSRRMFVSESFLIGSAADGKAILVEKTPKALEVYDPGGERILCANHFQSTGLRARDGVRTRDGLRAPDSEGAPEGEGTASPYRQRRLEELLDGLGPNTVEKTIGVLRDVKGLGGADIGLGNEKSVNQLIAHHSVVFEPQQLRMWVSTAPWQEGAFMCYDLRKAWANLDPREELSTGAIPPDPLMGTPAFAGFLAFRELKHQMDAGETIDPEALVKADPEYYHAYVLAGDYCYKRGERDKARAYYEEALTKEIATAKEEAYIRKQIQR; from the coding sequence ATGATTGCCCTCTTCATTATAGTCGGGTTGCTCATCGCGGGCGCCTGTTATGCCTGGTCTGTCACACGCCTCCGGCCGCCGCGCATCGACGACCGCACGGCTGACGCGCTGATCCGTGCGGAGGTCGCCCCCGGCGTCTTTACCATAGGGCCCAACTGGCTGCGAAAAAGCACCTCCGGTCTTTACGAAATGTACGTGGAGGGGCGCCCTTATGAAAGGGGCGTGGTCAACGGGAAACTGGCGGCGGAACTGGTCGTTCTCCAGGAGGACTATTTCAACGAACAGATCGTAAAGATGATCCCGGGCGAGCGCTACCTGAAATTCCTGAAATACTTCGTGGGCTGGTTTAACCGGAAGCTGCCCAGACACGTCACCACGGAGTACAAACAGGAAATCTTCGGGGTCTCACGGTCGGCTTCGGACAAATACGGGTACATCGGGACGCCGTACCAGCGGATCCTCAATTACCACGCGGCGCACGACATCGGGCACGCCTTGCAGAACCTGGCGCTGGTGGGTTGTACGTCTTTCGGGACCTGGGGAAGCCGGTCGGTGGACGGGGCGCTGATCATCGGGCGCAACTTTGACTTTTACGTGGGAGACCATTTTGCCCTGAATAAAATTGTCCAGTTCGAGGCCCCGTCGGAAGGACACCGCTTTGCCTTTGTGACCTGGGGTGGTTTTATCGGTGTGGTATCGGGGATGAACGAAAAAGGGCTCACGGTGACGATCAACGCCGCAAAGTCGGGGATCCCCATGGCTTCGGCGACCCCGGTGTCCCTGGTGGCCCGGGAAATCCTGCAATACGCGGGAACGATCGACGAAGCAGTGCGCATCGCGCGTTCGAGGCGGATGTTTGTATCGGAATCCTTTCTCATCGGCTCGGCGGCCGACGGGAAGGCGATCCTGGTGGAGAAGACGCCAAAGGCGCTGGAAGTCTACGACCCGGGCGGGGAAAGGATTCTTTGTGCGAACCACTTTCAAAGCACCGGGCTCCGCGCCCGGGATGGAGTCCGCACCCGGGATGGACTCCGCGCCCCCGACAGCGAAGGCGCCCCCGAGGGCGAAGGCACCGCGAGCCCATACCGTCAGCGCCGCCTGGAAGAGCTGCTGGACGGCCTCGGGCCCAATACGGTGGAAAAAACGATTGGCGTCCTGAGGGATGTCAAAGGGCTGGGCGGCGCGGACATCGGCCTTGGCAACGAAAAATCGGTGAACCAACTCATCGCGCACCACTCGGTGGTTTTCGAACCGCAACAACTGCGGATGTGGGTGTCGACGGCGCCCTGGCAGGAGGGGGCGTTTATGTGCTACGACCTGCGGAAGGCGTGGGCCAACCTGGATCCCCGCGAGGAGCTTTCCACGGGAGCGATTCCCCCGGACCCACTCATGGGAACCCCGGCTTTCGCCGGCTTCCTGGCATTCCGCGAACTCAAGCATCAAATGGACGCCGGTGAAACGATCGACCCGGAGGCCCTCGTCAAAGCCGACCCGGAATACTACCACGCCTACGTCCTGGCGGGCGACTATTGCTATAAGCGCGGAGAACGGGATAAAGCCCGGGCGTACTACGAAGAAGCCCTGACCAAGGAGATCGCCACAGCGAAGGAGGAAGCGTATATTCGTAAACAAATCCAGCGATGA
- a CDS encoding phytoene desaturase family protein, whose translation MSSGIGSEGGARQGGGASGDGTPEAHAHGGEAAGRGRAYDALIIGSGIGGLVCGGILAKEGLRVCVLEKNPQIGGALQTYARNKVLFDAGVHYMGGLAPGQNLYQIFRYLGIMEELKLAKMDEEAFDKILIGGDPKEYTFAQGYERFVEALAKDFPNEEKGIRAYTDLIREVCGRFPLYNLRAGGVYAEKTGVLDMDTKATIEACVRDPVLREVLAGNNLLYAGQPDKTPFYVHALVLNSFIESSWKCTDGGGQLAKLLANVIRERNGEIKTRAEVTHIIAGGAQVEGVQLKDGTTLKSNIVVSSLHPAQTMQLTPAAAIKPAFRNRVESLENSISCFCVNLVLKPQRVHYVKHNYYYHNKGCAWTMDDYTEEDWPRGYALFFAQNRNQSGYASSVTLMTYMRYADTTPWADTRNTVAEATERGQAYEAFKQDRYQRLMGRVTEKFPELREAVDHWYASTPLTFRDYLGTSDGSLYGIAKDYRDPVRTIIPARTKVGGLFLTGQNLNLHGILGAAISSLATCAEVLGRDDFVGKIKSA comes from the coding sequence ATGTCATCCGGCATCGGCAGTGAGGGGGGCGCCCGCCAGGGCGGAGGCGCCAGTGGGGACGGCACGCCCGAGGCGCACGCTCACGGCGGCGAAGCCGCCGGCCGGGGCCGCGCCTACGATGCGCTGATCATCGGCAGCGGCATCGGCGGCCTCGTCTGTGGCGGCATCCTGGCGAAAGAGGGCCTTCGGGTCTGCGTCCTCGAAAAGAACCCCCAAATCGGCGGCGCCCTTCAAACGTACGCGCGGAACAAAGTCCTTTTTGACGCAGGGGTTCACTATATGGGCGGGCTGGCGCCGGGGCAGAACCTGTACCAGATCTTCCGGTACCTGGGGATCATGGAAGAGCTGAAGCTGGCAAAGATGGACGAGGAGGCATTCGACAAGATATTGATCGGGGGGGACCCTAAGGAATATACGTTTGCGCAGGGGTATGAGCGCTTTGTGGAGGCGCTGGCAAAAGACTTCCCGAATGAAGAAAAAGGCATCCGTGCCTATACAGACCTGATCCGCGAGGTCTGCGGCCGGTTCCCGCTCTACAACCTCCGGGCGGGCGGAGTGTATGCGGAAAAAACGGGGGTGTTGGACATGGACACAAAAGCAACCATCGAAGCCTGTGTACGGGACCCGGTCCTAAGGGAGGTCCTGGCAGGGAACAACCTCTTGTATGCGGGACAGCCGGATAAGACGCCATTTTATGTGCACGCGCTGGTGTTGAACAGCTTTATCGAGAGTTCGTGGAAGTGTACGGACGGAGGCGGGCAGTTGGCAAAGCTGTTGGCAAATGTCATCCGCGAAAGAAACGGCGAAATAAAAACCCGTGCGGAGGTGACGCACATCATCGCAGGCGGCGCGCAGGTCGAAGGGGTGCAATTGAAGGATGGCACCACCCTCAAAAGCAACATCGTCGTTTCCAGCCTGCATCCCGCACAAACGATGCAACTGACGCCGGCGGCGGCCATCAAACCGGCGTTCCGCAACCGGGTGGAAAGCCTGGAAAATTCGATTTCCTGTTTTTGTGTCAACCTGGTGCTCAAGCCACAAAGGGTACATTATGTAAAGCACAACTACTATTATCATAATAAGGGGTGCGCGTGGACGATGGATGACTATACGGAGGAGGATTGGCCGCGGGGCTACGCCTTATTTTTTGCCCAAAATAGAAACCAATCCGGTTACGCCTCGTCGGTTACATTGATGACGTATATGCGATACGCGGACACGACACCATGGGCGGACACCCGTAATACGGTCGCCGAAGCGACGGAAAGGGGGCAAGCGTACGAAGCGTTTAAGCAGGACCGTTACCAGCGTCTGATGGGACGCGTCACCGAAAAGTTTCCGGAACTGAGAGAGGCTGTGGACCATTGGTACGCCTCCACTCCCCTCACCTTCCGGGACTACCTGGGCACGTCGGACGGTTCGCTGTACGGTATCGCCAAAGATTACCGGGATCCCGTGCGGACAATCATCCCCGCGCGCACGAAAGTGGGCGGTCTTTTTTTGACGGGGCAAAACCTTAATTTGCACGGCATCCTTGGTGCCGCCATCAGCAGTCTCGCGACTTGCGCGGAGGTGCTGGGCCGGGATGATTTTGTAGGAAAAATAAAATCTGCATGA